CGCAGCGTTTCGGAGTCGTTTTTGTTTCAGCTGGAATCTTCCCAGATCAGCGACGAGGCGTATTCCCTGGCCAGGGAGATGATTGTCCATCTCGACGAACTGAGCCGTTACCGTAAGGAAAAAGGGTTCGGCGAAGCGATGAAAGTGATCACCGGCTTCAAAAATCCTCCCGCCATCGAATATCTCGAAGAGTCGGCGCAGATCGTGCCCGATCTGATGATCTACACCGATCCGGAGGAGGGAATCGAGGTAAAACTCAATGACCGTTATTACCCTTCTATCGCCATCGACAACGCTTACGGGATCGACCACGCGTTCGTCAAGGAGAAGATCAAAGAGGCCAAAAGCCTCGTGGACGCGCTGGAGATGCGCAAGGCGACGCTGTACAAGGTGGGGCTGATGATTGTAGAGTACCAGTACGACTTTTTCACGGGGGGATCGATCAAACCGCTGACCCTCAAAACCCTCGCCGACGAGTTCGGCCACAACCCCTCGACGATTTCGCGCGCCATCGCCAACAAATACATCGCCTGCGACCGCGGAATCTATGCGATGAAAGATTTTTTTACGACCGCCATCGACGAAGACGTTTCCAACGCCGCGATCAAGGAATACGTCAGCGAACTGGTCAAAAGCGAATCCCCCAAAAAGCCCCTGAGCGACATGAAACTGCTCGAAATGGTGCAGAAAAAATTCAACATCACGATGGTGCGCCGCACCATCGCCAAATACCGCAAACAGCTCGACATTCCCGGATCGAGCGAGCGCAAGCAGCTCTACTTGCTCGGCGGTTCGTGACGCGATGGAGCGCAGAAAGCTCAAAGCGCTACTCGACGGCGAGGCGGCGGCGCGAAACTGCGAAAATGAACTGTGCGAATCGCGCCCCGACCCGCTGATGGTCGCGCGGCGTTTCCCCGACGAACACCATGCACTGACCTGTGCGTTGTTTGCGTACGGAAGCGCCAAAGCGATCGTCGCTTTTACCGCGTCGCTCGAACCGTCGTACATCGGCATGGAGGAGGAACGGCTGCGCGAACAACTTCGGGGGAAATATTACCGTTTTCAGAATAGCGAGGACATCGTGCAGTGGTTCGTAACGCTGGGGAGGCTTCGCGTCTGCGGAGGTGCGGAAGCGGTATTCATGCAAGGCTACGCAAAAGAGGGGGTCATCGGAGGGCTTTCGACGCTTATCGGGAAGCTCTATGACCTTAACCCCTACCGTTCGCAAGGGTATGAATTTTTGATCGGCAAACCGGTTTCGTCCCCCTCGAAAGCCTCGGCGATGAAACGGTGGATGATGTACCTGCGCTGGATGGTGCGCCGCGACGAACTGGATATGGGTCTGTGGAACGGGGTGAAGCGTTCGGAACTGATCATGCCGCTTGATACCCATACGTTCAACGTCTCCCGCAGTCTCGGGTTGTTGGAACGGGGAACGTGCGATTTGCGCGCGGCGCTCGAACTGACCGAAAATCTCCGCCTTTTCGACCCCGAGGACCCTCTCAGATACGATTTCGCCCTCTATCGCATCGGACAGGAGAAGATGCTCGCCGAAACGGGGAAGAGGGCAAATATGGTACAATCACGCCACCAAGTAAAAGGGTAATCATCGGATGAAGAGAATTCTGATCGTCAGCGACGGGGCAATAGGGCGCCATTTCATCGAACGGGTCATGGGCGCCTACACCAGCGAAAACGTCTATTACGTCGTTCAGACCTACGAGAACACGTTCGAAGGGTACAATCCCGAACGGTTCAAATTTTTCCGTTTCGATCCCACCAGCGCCTACAAGATCAACGCACTCCTCGATAACGATTTCTGGCAGGTTGTTTTGGCGATGGAAGAGCAAAGCGATCTGGAACAGACGATCAAAAATATCCGCACCTACAAACCTTCGCTGCGCATCATTGCCCTGGACCTGTGGCATGCAAAGAGTCCCGAAGACGACATCGAATGGGTCAATACCCAGGAACTCATCGCCGCCAACCTGATCGACTACCTCCCCAATATCCCGGTTCTGGCCAAAAATATCGGTCTGGGGTCCGGCGAGATCATGGAGGTGCTCGTCCCGTTCGGAAGTTCGTTCGTCTACCGCCACATCGGCTCGATCGAGCAGAAAAACTGGAAAATCGCCGCCATCTACCGTAACCGCCAGCTGATTCTTCCCGCCGACAACCGGATGATCCAGCCCAACGACACCCTCGTCCTCGTCGGGGATCCCGGGGTTCTGCGCTCGATTTACCGCGCGATCAAGCGGGAACTGGGACAGTTTCCCGCACCGTTCGGAAGCCGCCTGTACCTCTACATCGACATGAAAAGCGAACACAAAAGTTCGATCATGGCGCTGGTGCGCCGCAGCATTTTTATCCAGAAAAAACTTCGCCAGCCCCTCATTGTCAAAGTGATCAATCCCGGCGATATCGACACGCTGCGGATGATCAAGGCGTCGGCGGAAGGGAACGTGACGGTTGAAATCTGTTACGCGACCGGCAACGAGGAGGGGATGATCCTCGATGATATCAAAAAATATCATATCGGGCTCTTCCTCGTTTCGCACCGTGCGTTCGGACGCAAATCGATCCGTAAAAAACTTTATGCGGGGAACGTCCCGGTGCTCAAACTCGCCGAACGGTCGTTTTCCTCGGTGCGCGAAAGCGTCGTCGTCCTCAGCGAGGAGGGGTACATCGAGAATATCTCCACCACGATTTTCGACGTTTCGTCGCAGTTTGGATTCAATCTCGAACTGATCGATTATACTCACGAGGAAGAGGGGCGAAAAGGGGAAGTGATCGAGCATTTCAACAACCTCTCGGCCATTTTCTCCAAGTCGATCCAGGTCGTAGAGCAGGAAGAAAATCCCATCCAAACGCTGCGTGATAGGGAGAATTTCCTTCACATTCTTCCGTTTACCGAGAAGATGTTCATCAACCCGCTGCGCGCTTGTTTTTCTACCGATCCCGAGGTACTCTACCGCAAACTCGGACGTTATCACCAGCTCTTTATTCCGACGCAGATCTAGAAACTCACCCGTTTTTAAGGGTGTTTCGAGTAAACTAGAGGTTATTTACCCCTATTTTTGTGACAGGCCTGTGCATGACGATCAATATCAACCTTAAACGCGTTGTCGACGACTCGTATCCCATCCATATCGGGGAATTGCCGGAGATCGCGTACGACGGAAAAGTCGCGGTTCTCACCAACCCCAAAGTGGCGGGGCTGCATCTGCAGCGCCTTCTCTCCCGTCTCAAAGCCAAAGAAGTCTACGTCATCACGATTCCAGACGGCGAACACTACAAAAATCTCCAGACCGTCGAATCGATTCTGGACCGGATGTTCGATCACCGTCTCAACCGCAAGTCGCTTCTCGTCGCCTTCGGCGGCGGCGTCATCGGCGATATGGGCGGGTTTGCCGCCAGCCTCTACAACCGAGGCATCGATTTCGTCCAGGTCCCTACGACGCTCCTGAGCCAGGTTGATGCGAGTGTCGGCGGAAAAACGGGGGTGAACAACCGTTTCGGCAAAAATCTGATCGGGGCGTTCCATCAGCCCAAGGCGGTTTACATCGACCCCGCTTTCCTCTCCACCCTTCCCCCGCGCGAGTTTGGGGCGGGCGTCGCCGAGATCGTCAAAATGGCGGTCACCTTCAACGCGCCGTTTTTCGAATGGCTCGAAACCAATGACCTGCGCGAGGGCGATAACCTGGTACACGCGCTGCAAAAAGCGGTTGAAACCAAAGCCGGCGTCGTCGAAGCGGATGAAAAAGAGCAGGGGTTGCGTGCCGCCCTCAACTACGGCCACACGTTCGGGCACGTCATCGAAAACGAAACGAAATACGAAACCTATCTGCACGGCGAGACGGTGGCAATCGGGATGGTTATGGCCAACGATCTGGCGTGCGAGACTGGGCTGATGCAGCCTGCGCAGGCGGAACGGGTCAAAGCGGTCCTGGAACGCTACGGACTGCCGCTGTCGTATCCGATCGCCGACGTCGAAAAGTTTTACGGCGCGTTTTTCCTCGACAAAAAAAGCGCCGACAGCTCGATCACTTTCATCCTCCCCAAAGGGATCGGCGGGGTTGAAATCACCGATGCGATCGATGCGCCGACAGTCAAGAAAACCTTGGCCAAATTTGCGGGGAACCGATCGTGAAACGTTTGGCCCCTCTGGCCTTTGCGGCCCTGATGATCGGCATGTCGGCCTTCGCCGCCTCCGACAAAAACGACACTCCGCCTTCGGTGGAGATCTCCAAAGAGGTACAGGTACAGCAGGCCCGCGACGAAGTGGCCAAAATCCAAAAAGAGCTCTCCAAGGCGAGCAGCGTCTGGATCAAAAGCTACAACTCCTACATGGCCTATCAGGAAGCGCGTAAAAACCTCCGCCAAATCAAATGGCGGATCGAAGAGCTTCAAAACCGCCGCCAGACGGTCGAACGCAAACTCGAGATCGAGGCGCTGCAGGCCAAAGAGAAAATCCTCACCGATCAGGTCGAACTTCTCAAAGCGCAGGGGACCAGCCCGTTCGTCTCGCTGCTCAAGCCCGACGAGGCGGGGGAACAACCGACGATCACCAACCCTTTCGAGATCGTGACGGGACTCTCCTACATCAAACGCCTCAACAGCCAGTACAAAGATTATCTGCTGCGCGAAGAGGAACTTCAGGAACTGATTTCCCTGCTCGAGCGGCAGGTGGGGCTCTACAAAGACCTCATGCGGCTTGATCCCAAAGGGGATTACGAAGTGGAACTCGAAGCGACGATGCTGCAGGTTGAGAAATTCAAACTTGCCCTTGAAACGCTCATTTCCACCGCCGAAGTCTACGAAAAACGGATCGAATCGACCGAAGCCAAAATCAACGAAGAGATCAAAGAACAGATCAGTAAACTGCTCAACATCGTTTTGATCGTCGTGGTGCTGTTTGTGGTGTCGTTTCTGGTCAAACGGATCCTCAAGCGTTACATCGTCGACAACGAACGCCTCTATATGGCGAACAAAATTCTCACGTTCATCAACGTCACCCTGGTCGTGCTGATCCTGATGTTCAGCTACATCGACAACGTCGGCTATCTGGCGACGGTTCTGGGATTCGCGTCGGCAGGTCTTGCGATTGCGATGCGTGACTGGTTCATGAGCCTTTTGGGATGGCTGGTGATTGTGGTCGGCGGGGCAATCCACGTCGGCGACCGGATCCGCGTCGTCAAAGACGGGGTTGAATACGTCGGGGATGTGCTGGACGTATCGCTGCAGCGGATTACGATCATGGAGGACGTCACCCTTACCACGGTAGAGGTGAACCGCCGTGCCGGCCGGATCGTGTTCATCCCGAACAACTACATTTTCACGACGCTGATTTCGAACTATTCGCACGGGTCGCTCAAAACGGTATGGGACGGGATCGATATCGTCATCACGTTCGATTCGAATCATAAAAAAGCGGCTCACATCGTCAAAGAGATCACCCGCAAGTATTCGAAAGGCTACACCGACATCACCCGCAAACAGATCAACAAGCTGCGCGATCGCTACAGCCTCAAGAATAGCAACGTCGAGCCCCGTATTTTTACCCTGACCGCCCCTTACGGGATCCGTATCAGCGGCTGGTATCTCACCAACGCCTACGCAACGCTGACGTTGCGCTCGACGATTACGGCCGACGTGATCGATGCGTTCAATGCCGAGCCCGACATCACGATCGCCTATCCGACCCAGACGTTCTACACCGGGCCGATTCCGCCCAAAGCCCCCATGCCGGAGAGCGAGGCGTGAAGCCGAAAGTCTTTTTCAAAACCTTCGGGTGCCGCACCAACCTCTTCGATTCGCAGGTGATGATGGGCGCCCTTCGGGATTACGATATTACCGAAAATGAAGTCGAAGCCGACATCGTCATCGTCAACTCCTGCACGGTCACCAACGGGGCCGACGTCAGCGTGCGCGGCTACATCAACCAGATGGACAAACAGGGCAAGAAGCTTTTTCTGACCGGATGCGGCGCCCATACGAAAGGGGAAAGCCTTTTCGGTGCCGGCAAAGTGCACGGCGTCTTCGGACAGTCGGAAAAGACCAAGATCAATTCACTCCTCTCCGAGCAGAGCCGTTTTTACGAAATCGGCGATCTGAACTACGTCGACGATGCGATCGTCGAGGAGTTCGTCGGGAAATCGCGGGCTTTTATCAAGATCCAGGAAGGGTGCAACTTCCGCTGCAGCTACTGTATCATCCCTTATGTGCGCGGAGACGCGCGGAGTCTGGATGAAGCGCGCATTCTCGAACAGGTTTCCCGTCTGGCGGCCAACGGATTCGGGGAATTCATCCTCACGGGAACGAACGTCGGCAGCTACGGTCAGGGAGAGGGGCGCAATATCGCCGAACTGATGAAGAAGATG
The DNA window shown above is from Campylobacterota bacterium and carries:
- the aroB gene encoding 3-dehydroquinate synthase, which translates into the protein MTININLKRVVDDSYPIHIGELPEIAYDGKVAVLTNPKVAGLHLQRLLSRLKAKEVYVITIPDGEHYKNLQTVESILDRMFDHRLNRKSLLVAFGGGVIGDMGGFAASLYNRGIDFVQVPTTLLSQVDASVGGKTGVNNRFGKNLIGAFHQPKAVYIDPAFLSTLPPREFGAGVAEIVKMAVTFNAPFFEWLETNDLREGDNLVHALQKAVETKAGVVEADEKEQGLRAALNYGHTFGHVIENETKYETYLHGETVAIGMVMANDLACETGLMQPAQAERVKAVLERYGLPLSYPIADVEKFYGAFFLDKKSADSSITFILPKGIGGVEITDAIDAPTVKKTLAKFAGNRS
- a CDS encoding RNA polymerase factor sigma-54; this translates as MLRVKTNVELKNKLSNTLRNWLPILHSSLSDLGEAMAPFVENNPLIEVKSGFEENFESRIPKKIQYGYVQNSQSQAIEALTVQQKSLYEVLEEQIDAPLFPTPLSQLIGRHVIENLDEGGYYEGDAEAFCAEHAITIEQFEKIRARFVHVEPVGIGARSVSESFLFQLESSQISDEAYSLAREMIVHLDELSRYRKEKGFGEAMKVITGFKNPPAIEYLEESAQIVPDLMIYTDPEEGIEVKLNDRYYPSIAIDNAYGIDHAFVKEKIKEAKSLVDALEMRKATLYKVGLMIVEYQYDFFTGGSIKPLTLKTLADEFGHNPSTISRAIANKYIACDRGIYAMKDFFTTAIDEDVSNAAIKEYVSELVKSESPKKPLSDMKLLEMVQKKFNITMVRRTIAKYRKQLDIPGSSERKQLYLLGGS
- the mtaB gene encoding tRNA (N(6)-L-threonylcarbamoyladenosine(37)-C(2))-methylthiotransferase MtaB, whose amino-acid sequence is MKPKVFFKTFGCRTNLFDSQVMMGALRDYDITENEVEADIVIVNSCTVTNGADVSVRGYINQMDKQGKKLFLTGCGAHTKGESLFGAGKVHGVFGQSEKTKINSLLSEQSRFYEIGDLNYVDDAIVEEFVGKSRAFIKIQEGCNFRCSYCIIPYVRGDARSLDEARILEQVSRLAANGFGEFILTGTNVGSYGQGEGRNIAELMKKMALIRGVRRIRVGSLEPIQINESFREILDEPWLERHLHIAIQHASDEMLRLMNRRNRSRSDIELFSMLREKGFALGTDFIVGHPGESDALWEEAMENLRLLGLTHVHPFTYSKRDGTPSAAMKPEVNGAVAAARMAELNALVAQNNRAFRQRVSAPLEVLVESGENGIYTGYDQFFNKTLIESAEDISGDWITLEHYEVHDEHNLARV
- a CDS encoding TIGR02757 family protein, whose protein sequence is MERRKLKALLDGEAAARNCENELCESRPDPLMVARRFPDEHHALTCALFAYGSAKAIVAFTASLEPSYIGMEEERLREQLRGKYYRFQNSEDIVQWFVTLGRLRVCGGAEAVFMQGYAKEGVIGGLSTLIGKLYDLNPYRSQGYEFLIGKPVSSPSKASAMKRWMMYLRWMVRRDELDMGLWNGVKRSELIMPLDTHTFNVSRSLGLLERGTCDLRAALELTENLRLFDPEDPLRYDFALYRIGQEKMLAETGKRANMVQSRHQVKG
- a CDS encoding mechanosensitive ion channel domain-containing protein; its protein translation is MKRLAPLAFAALMIGMSAFAASDKNDTPPSVEISKEVQVQQARDEVAKIQKELSKASSVWIKSYNSYMAYQEARKNLRQIKWRIEELQNRRQTVERKLEIEALQAKEKILTDQVELLKAQGTSPFVSLLKPDEAGEQPTITNPFEIVTGLSYIKRLNSQYKDYLLREEELQELISLLERQVGLYKDLMRLDPKGDYEVELEATMLQVEKFKLALETLISTAEVYEKRIESTEAKINEEIKEQISKLLNIVLIVVVLFVVSFLVKRILKRYIVDNERLYMANKILTFINVTLVVLILMFSYIDNVGYLATVLGFASAGLAIAMRDWFMSLLGWLVIVVGGAIHVGDRIRVVKDGVEYVGDVLDVSLQRITIMEDVTLTTVEVNRRAGRIVFIPNNYIFTTLISNYSHGSLKTVWDGIDIVITFDSNHKKAAHIVKEITRKYSKGYTDITRKQINKLRDRYSLKNSNVEPRIFTLTAPYGIRISGWYLTNAYATLTLRSTITADVIDAFNAEPDITIAYPTQTFYTGPIPPKAPMPESEA
- a CDS encoding TrkA C-terminal domain-containing protein, with product MKRILIVSDGAIGRHFIERVMGAYTSENVYYVVQTYENTFEGYNPERFKFFRFDPTSAYKINALLDNDFWQVVLAMEEQSDLEQTIKNIRTYKPSLRIIALDLWHAKSPEDDIEWVNTQELIAANLIDYLPNIPVLAKNIGLGSGEIMEVLVPFGSSFVYRHIGSIEQKNWKIAAIYRNRQLILPADNRMIQPNDTLVLVGDPGVLRSIYRAIKRELGQFPAPFGSRLYLYIDMKSEHKSSIMALVRRSIFIQKKLRQPLIVKVINPGDIDTLRMIKASAEGNVTVEICYATGNEEGMILDDIKKYHIGLFLVSHRAFGRKSIRKKLYAGNVPVLKLAERSFSSVRESVVVLSEEGYIENISTTIFDVSSQFGFNLELIDYTHEEEGRKGEVIEHFNNLSAIFSKSIQVVEQEENPIQTLRDRENFLHILPFTEKMFINPLRACFSTDPEVLYRKLGRYHQLFIPTQI